The following are encoded together in the Chitinivibrio alkaliphilus ACht1 genome:
- a CDS encoding glycosyltransferase: MKILYTIPYPHFFSQHDGVGGHIAHCMGILAAMKEQGHEVLFMSEESYPHLEEYTHAVITHPKTTTGPASRLLWLAGFFSALKKEIDRHAPDVVYMRYSASAALLFPLLKKALGTTKLILEVNSLGSQHKPILRVFDKPMLGMAHRVVCISRLLGEYVENTLAIPCRVVPNGISPERIPEELIEKASLTPHSPLRIVYAGLLKPQYGLETAVEALDGLVDKHPLEFIFYGDGPLMPQLRDMAEKRPWLHLAGPIDFADMPRHLVKADVLFYPTSTFNSFQSPTKLFEYMAAARPIVAAQTKQTTELLEEGALGQLFEIDSPDEIRTGLEWVVSHWDLACEQASLARKKVLENHTWTARLTEILSGEDAS, translated from the coding sequence ATGAAGATACTCTACACAATACCCTATCCGCATTTTTTCTCCCAGCATGACGGTGTGGGGGGACATATCGCCCATTGTATGGGCATACTCGCAGCTATGAAAGAACAGGGACATGAGGTACTCTTTATGAGTGAGGAGTCATACCCCCATCTGGAGGAGTATACCCATGCCGTCATTACCCATCCAAAAACCACTACGGGGCCTGCATCTCGCCTCCTTTGGCTTGCGGGGTTTTTCTCCGCCCTGAAAAAAGAGATTGACCGGCATGCCCCCGATGTGGTGTATATGCGCTACTCTGCCAGTGCCGCCCTTCTTTTTCCCCTCCTTAAAAAAGCCCTTGGTACCACAAAACTTATTCTGGAAGTAAACAGCCTGGGCTCGCAACATAAGCCTATCCTGCGTGTTTTTGACAAACCAATGCTTGGTATGGCTCACCGGGTTGTATGTATATCCCGTCTTTTGGGAGAGTATGTGGAAAACACCCTTGCCATCCCCTGCCGGGTTGTTCCCAACGGTATCAGCCCAGAGCGGATACCGGAAGAACTCATAGAAAAAGCCTCTCTCACACCACACTCGCCCCTGCGGATAGTCTATGCGGGACTTTTGAAGCCGCAGTATGGACTTGAAACAGCCGTAGAAGCCCTGGACGGCCTTGTGGACAAACACCCCCTGGAGTTTATTTTCTATGGTGACGGCCCCCTTATGCCACAGCTACGCGACATGGCTGAAAAACGCCCCTGGCTTCACCTGGCCGGCCCCATTGACTTTGCAGATATGCCTCGCCACCTTGTAAAGGCAGATGTACTTTTTTATCCCACCAGCACCTTCAACAGTTTCCAGTCTCCCACAAAGCTCTTTGAATATATGGCTGCGGCTCGACCCATAGTGGCGGCACAGACAAAACAGACCACGGAACTTCTGGAAGAGGGGGCACTGGGACAGCTTTTTGAGATAGATTCCCCCGATGAAATTAGAACGGGGCTCGAATGGGTAGTCAGTCACTGGGATTTGGCCTGTGAACAGGCCTCACTGGCACGAAAAAAGGTGCTTGAAAACCACACATGGACTGCTCGTCTCACGGAGATTTTATCCGGGGAGGATGCTTCATGA
- a CDS encoding EpsG family protein, with the protein MEFYLGLFFLSLILSLRIYAVPRVSTPGAPPSSYTIFKPWIFFFIIISLVYGLRYNVGTDYRGYVRYFERYASGSNFPPAEIGYEILNLAVIGLGLDFWAVFFVCSVVTNFLVLKTLSDESRNFFLSMVILFGTGFFFRQTNQVRQVMAMAITFYGVRYIISRSLFKYLGICLLGASIHASAILMLPFYFIANIPWKKPLLVGAAGAGLIVYAIPAISMAVILLVLEHLIPEMYSGFIYRILTREGFVGGGTRLLGEAVLLVGIVSVIPQSIMNNTRGRVFYNLYVYGFILQSLLSRYYGIHRIPLYFLIYQALFIPYVLSYLRIQRHLKVILLFFILSYFTLFAFLDIRSGSHSIIPYQSVLMQ; encoded by the coding sequence ATGGAATTTTATCTTGGACTGTTTTTCCTCTCCCTGATTTTGTCACTAAGAATCTATGCCGTGCCCCGTGTTTCCACACCGGGAGCACCCCCGTCGTCCTATACCATCTTTAAACCGTGGATCTTCTTTTTTATCATCATAAGTCTTGTATATGGGCTACGTTATAATGTGGGTACCGACTACAGGGGATATGTGCGGTATTTTGAACGCTATGCCTCGGGGAGTAATTTTCCTCCCGCAGAGATAGGCTATGAGATTTTAAATCTGGCGGTAATTGGTCTGGGTCTTGATTTTTGGGCAGTCTTTTTTGTCTGTTCCGTGGTGACAAATTTCCTCGTCCTCAAAACCCTCAGTGACGAAAGCCGCAATTTTTTCCTCTCCATGGTGATCCTCTTTGGCACGGGTTTTTTCTTCCGTCAGACCAATCAGGTGCGCCAGGTTATGGCCATGGCCATAACCTTCTACGGAGTACGGTATATCATATCCCGTTCCCTTTTTAAATATCTTGGCATCTGTCTTCTGGGCGCATCTATTCATGCCTCTGCCATCTTGATGCTTCCCTTTTATTTTATTGCCAATATACCCTGGAAGAAACCGCTCCTTGTAGGCGCAGCAGGGGCTGGCCTCATTGTCTATGCAATTCCGGCTATTTCCATGGCAGTAATACTCCTTGTCCTTGAACACCTCATACCGGAAATGTACTCCGGTTTTATTTACAGGATACTCACACGTGAAGGGTTTGTTGGAGGGGGGACTCGCCTTTTAGGAGAAGCTGTCCTTTTGGTGGGTATTGTCTCTGTGATACCTCAATCGATTATGAATAATACACGAGGTCGGGTGTTCTACAATCTCTATGTCTATGGATTTATTCTGCAATCCCTTTTGTCCAGATATTATGGTATCCACCGCATTCCCCTATATTTTCTTATCTATCAAGCTCTCTTTATTCCCTATGTTCTGAGTTATTTAAGGATACAAAGACATTTGAAGGTTATTCTGCTATTTTTTATACTCTCTTATTTCACCCTCTTTGCCTTCCTGGATATTCGCAGTGGCTCACATAGTATAATTCCCTATCAATCAGTTCTTATGCAATAA
- a CDS encoding capsule assembly Wzi family protein → MRVYSLALLFILAGMVATSPLPTYDAANPLPLYYQIERSPLHGPASYTFTRDSEFLRAHHLEGVVFGEFLTGSSSLLTDQRTLLLLRDSIVYEDFSVDMRIRIDNIPTGDQYDNFDAAWIHHSDSMSMIYDLDKIYLEYRAPSVVTLGAGKRRYNWGPLMLGGLMLSDWNEGFFSIYQRYDAGPFSLQGMTAQLDSYTPEGGDGRHLEDRERLHRYISAARLSYEHERFSLALSQATVYAGVGRSWEIQYLFPFIPFHYAKMSTWRYANWGNKSLGSMDGSVRFLDDRVTLYGELLVDDLQQRKTESSKTRQNHLGRMAGLRVDDLADMYGFLEGGTITSFTYNHVSPPLRYLNTRGFIGSPLGPDTQLFWGRVGRQFPQNLSADVTWWLKWSGERRDLSREYPHPSVNNTIDDPIPYGVVEREALLFLRSSWNNPWGALSVTVGHLAYDNYENQEDQEKTTFFAGISLETALRARWE, encoded by the coding sequence ATGCGTGTCTACTCCCTCGCTCTTCTGTTTATCCTTGCTGGTATGGTTGCCACATCCCCCTTGCCTACATATGATGCGGCAAATCCCCTTCCCCTGTATTATCAAATTGAGCGATCGCCCCTTCACGGTCCTGCTTCATATACCTTCACAAGAGATTCTGAATTTCTCCGTGCTCATCATCTGGAAGGGGTTGTTTTTGGGGAGTTCCTTACGGGCTCATCCTCTCTTCTCACAGATCAACGCACCTTACTACTGTTGCGGGATTCCATTGTCTATGAGGATTTTTCTGTGGATATGCGTATCCGCATTGATAATATTCCCACGGGTGATCAGTATGATAATTTTGATGCCGCATGGATTCACCACTCCGATTCCATGAGTATGATTTACGATCTGGATAAGATTTATCTGGAGTATCGCGCCCCCTCTGTTGTAACCCTTGGGGCGGGAAAACGCCGGTATAATTGGGGGCCCCTCATGCTTGGGGGACTCATGCTTTCAGACTGGAATGAAGGGTTTTTCTCGATCTATCAGCGGTATGATGCGGGTCCCTTTTCTCTCCAGGGGATGACTGCTCAGCTGGATAGTTACACCCCCGAAGGCGGAGATGGCCGGCATTTAGAAGATCGTGAACGGCTTCATCGGTATATTTCCGCAGCCCGCCTCTCCTATGAGCATGAACGGTTTTCTCTGGCCCTTTCTCAAGCTACGGTGTATGCCGGGGTGGGACGTTCCTGGGAGATTCAATATCTATTCCCCTTCATCCCCTTCCATTACGCCAAAATGTCTACGTGGCGCTATGCCAACTGGGGGAATAAATCCCTTGGGTCCATGGACGGTTCCGTTCGGTTTCTGGATGATCGTGTAACTCTGTATGGAGAGCTTCTGGTGGATGATTTACAACAGCGAAAAACCGAGTCCTCCAAGACCCGGCAGAATCACCTGGGTCGCATGGCCGGTCTGCGTGTGGATGATCTTGCGGATATGTACGGATTCCTTGAGGGCGGCACCATTACCAGTTTTACCTATAATCATGTGAGCCCTCCCTTACGCTATCTCAATACGCGTGGGTTTATCGGCTCTCCCCTTGGGCCAGATACACAGCTGTTCTGGGGGCGCGTGGGACGACAGTTTCCACAGAATCTTTCAGCGGATGTTACGTGGTGGTTGAAGTGGAGTGGCGAGCGTCGTGATCTTTCCCGGGAGTATCCACACCCGTCGGTAAATAATACGATTGATGATCCCATCCCTTATGGGGTGGTTGAACGGGAAGCCTTACTTTTTTTACGTTCATCCTGGAATAACCCCTGGGGGGCTCTCTCTGTCACCGTGGGGCATCTTGCCTATGATAACTATGAGAATCAGGAAGATCAGGAAAAGACAACTTTTTTTGCGGGGATTTCTTTAGAAACAGCCCTGCGTGCTCGGTGGGAGTAA
- a CDS encoding glycosyltransferase family 2 protein, producing the protein MNTPVVSIITPAYNCADVVAHTIASIQAQTFQNWELCITDDCSTDTTMDILRAAAKKDPRIRVFQLEKNSGAAVARNNSIKKSRGRYIAFLDADDLWTPDKLEKQLAYMKEEGHAFTYTHYSVIDDGGNDLPRDLRFPERVSHRDLLRTCSIGCLTVMIDRTAFTDISMPLLRRGQDYALWLKLLKEVDHAWCVPANLARYRIGEHSLSRNKFKKLRGQWYIYRRIEGISVAQSLYYIAHYTWHGIRKNK; encoded by the coding sequence ATGAATACTCCCGTCGTATCCATAATCACCCCCGCCTATAATTGCGCCGATGTTGTGGCCCATACCATAGCCTCCATACAGGCTCAGACGTTTCAAAACTGGGAACTCTGCATTACCGATGACTGCTCCACGGATACCACCATGGACATTCTCCGTGCTGCCGCCAAAAAAGATCCCCGCATCCGGGTCTTTCAGCTTGAAAAAAACAGCGGTGCCGCCGTGGCACGAAACAACTCCATAAAAAAATCACGGGGCAGATATATCGCCTTTCTCGATGCCGATGACCTCTGGACACCGGATAAACTGGAAAAACAGCTTGCATATATGAAAGAAGAGGGTCATGCCTTCACCTATACCCACTACTCGGTGATAGATGATGGGGGAAATGATCTTCCCAGGGATCTGCGCTTTCCTGAAAGAGTCTCCCATAGAGATCTCTTACGGACCTGCTCCATCGGCTGTCTCACCGTGATGATAGATCGAACCGCCTTTACGGACATTTCCATGCCGCTCCTTCGACGGGGACAGGATTATGCCCTCTGGCTGAAACTGCTAAAAGAGGTGGACCACGCCTGGTGTGTTCCGGCAAATCTTGCACGGTACCGTATTGGAGAACACTCCCTGTCGCGCAACAAATTTAAAAAACTTCGGGGACAGTGGTATATTTACCGGCGCATAGAGGGGATTTCCGTGGCACAGAGCCTCTACTATATCGCTCACTATACCTGGCACGGTATTCGAAAGAATAAATAA
- a CDS encoding GDP-mannose 4,6-dehydratase — translation MILITGAAGFIGFHLAQRLLREGYSVIGVDNFNDYYDVSLKVERWKQLTVHEHFEGVHLSLESLNSLQGLFKRFKIDVVCNLAAQAGVRYSIENPHVYAQSNLTGFLNILEMCRHYSVKRLVYASSSSVYGGNRKVFFSESDTVDSPVSLYAASKKANELMAHTYSHLYDIQTVGVRFFTVYGPWGRPDMAYWTFTKKILADMTIPVFNHGDMKRDFTYIDDIITGIEAALFTEGLDQYEIFNLGNHRAENLMDFVNTLGTALGKKVAIELLPMQPGDVKETYADIAKAQKKLGYSPKTPISEGIPRFVEWYTGYFQK, via the coding sequence ATGATTCTCATAACCGGAGCAGCCGGCTTCATCGGCTTTCATCTTGCACAAAGACTCCTCCGTGAGGGGTACTCCGTCATAGGAGTAGATAATTTTAATGACTACTACGATGTATCTCTAAAGGTTGAGCGGTGGAAACAACTCACGGTCCACGAACATTTTGAAGGGGTACACCTCTCCCTTGAAAGTCTAAATTCCTTGCAGGGCCTTTTTAAACGTTTTAAGATTGACGTAGTGTGCAACTTAGCAGCACAGGCGGGTGTTCGCTACTCGATTGAAAATCCTCATGTCTACGCCCAATCCAACCTCACAGGCTTTCTCAACATTCTTGAGATGTGTCGCCACTACTCAGTAAAACGCCTTGTCTACGCATCGTCTTCAAGTGTTTATGGGGGAAATAGGAAAGTTTTTTTTTCAGAATCAGATACAGTAGACTCTCCGGTGAGTCTCTATGCTGCAAGCAAAAAAGCAAATGAGCTCATGGCGCATACCTATTCCCATCTCTACGATATTCAGACTGTGGGGGTGCGCTTTTTTACCGTGTATGGCCCCTGGGGACGCCCCGACATGGCCTACTGGACCTTTACGAAGAAGATTCTTGCGGACATGACTATTCCCGTTTTTAATCACGGTGATATGAAACGTGATTTCACCTATATTGATGATATTATAACAGGTATAGAGGCCGCGCTTTTTACTGAAGGGCTTGATCAGTATGAAATATTTAATTTGGGGAACCACAGGGCTGAAAACCTCATGGATTTTGTGAACACCCTTGGGACTGCCTTAGGTAAAAAAGTTGCCATAGAACTGCTTCCCATGCAGCCGGGGGATGTAAAAGAGACCTATGCGGATATTGCAAAGGCTCAGAAAAAACTGGGGTATTCCCCAAAAACCCCAATATCTGAGGGCATCCCCCGCTTTGTAGAGTGGTATACAGGGTATTTTCAAAAATAA